Proteins from a single region of Haloplanus sp. GDY1:
- the glmU gene encoding bifunctional sugar-1-phosphate nucleotidylyltransferase/acetyltransferase, producing the protein MQTVVLAAGEGTRLRPLTDRRPKPTVPVADRTLVEHVVDAAEAAGAARVVVVVGYGADAVRDALGDRTTVEFVTQERQRGTADAVRAARDRLDDAPFAVLNGDVLYDRASLSRLYDAGPGVGAARVDDPSNYGVLETDGDGRVRGVVEKPDDPASDLVNAGAYVFPAAARDWLDVGESDRGELELTDVLTRACGAVEMRAVTVERWLDVGRPWELLAANEWKLGELDRRIEGEVHPDADLRGPVVVEDGASVDAGVVIEGPALVRAGASVGPNAYVRGATLVGEGATVGHGVEVKNSVLMAGATVGHLSYVGDSVLGRDVNFGAGTTVANLRHDDQPVVVRVKGDPTSTGRRKFGVVCGDDAKTGIETALNAGVVLGTGARTTPGETVRRDRDRSA; encoded by the coding sequence ATGCAGACAGTCGTCCTCGCGGCCGGCGAGGGGACGCGGCTGCGCCCGCTCACCGACCGTCGGCCGAAACCGACCGTTCCGGTCGCCGACCGCACGCTCGTCGAACACGTCGTCGACGCGGCCGAGGCGGCGGGCGCCGCTCGGGTCGTCGTCGTCGTCGGCTACGGCGCCGACGCCGTCCGTGACGCCCTCGGCGACCGCACGACCGTCGAGTTCGTCACGCAGGAGCGCCAGCGCGGCACGGCCGACGCGGTCCGGGCGGCCCGCGACCGCCTCGACGACGCCCCCTTCGCCGTCCTGAACGGCGACGTGCTCTACGACCGCGCGTCGCTCTCGCGGCTCTACGACGCCGGCCCCGGGGTCGGCGCCGCACGGGTCGACGATCCGAGCAACTACGGCGTGCTGGAGACCGACGGGGACGGCCGCGTCCGCGGCGTCGTCGAGAAGCCCGACGACCCCGCCTCGGACCTCGTCAACGCCGGCGCGTACGTCTTCCCGGCGGCGGCGCGGGACTGGCTGGACGTGGGCGAGAGCGACCGCGGCGAGTTGGAACTCACGGACGTGCTGACCAGGGCCTGCGGCGCCGTCGAGATGCGAGCGGTGACCGTCGAGCGCTGGCTCGACGTGGGGCGGCCGTGGGAACTCCTGGCGGCCAACGAGTGGAAGCTGGGCGAGTTGGATCGCCGGATCGAGGGGGAGGTCCACCCGGACGCCGACCTCCGGGGCCCAGTCGTCGTCGAGGACGGGGCGTCCGTCGACGCGGGGGTGGTGATCGAGGGGCCGGCGCTCGTCCGCGCCGGCGCGTCCGTCGGCCCGAACGCCTACGTCCGCGGCGCGACGCTCGTCGGCGAGGGGGCGACGGTGGGCCACGGCGTCGAGGTGAAAAACAGCGTGCTGATGGCGGGCGCGACGGTCGGGCACCTCTCGTACGTCGGCGACAGCGTCCTGGGGCGGGACGTGAACTTCGGCGCCGGAACGACCGTCGCGAACCTGCGTCACGACGACCAGCCGGTGGTCGTCCGCGTGAAGGGCGACCCCACCTCGACGGGCCGGCGGAAGTTCGGCGTCGTCTGCGGCGACGACGCCAAGACGGGGATCGAGACGGCGCTGAACGCGGGGGTCGTCCTCGGCACCGGCGCGCGGACGACGCCGGGCGAGACGGTTCGACGGGACCGCGATCGGTCGGCCTGA